A window from Pseudobutyrivibrio ruminis HUN009 encodes these proteins:
- a CDS encoding glycoside hydrolase family 5 protein → MVSKKQKFRTVLLIIILAIAIIAGVFGVSYAKGSVVFPWEVTEKQEEEPQVAEEQEAEKVKEATAKEEALEKEVEKVEEPEEPEEETTEEVEEEPQTTAATTGVSLDYYGALHVEDGKLVDESGDVAVLTGVSSHGLSWYPEYVTPETIESLRNNWGINVIRLAMYTSDYNGYCVAGEDVQNTLKDNIDAAVEAATENDMYVIIDWHILNDSNPNEYKAQAIQFFGEMVRKYEDNENVIYEICNEPNGDTTWEDICAYADEVIPVIRNVDSDAVILVGTPNWSSDLDSVVEAPLDYDNIMYTYHFYAGTHKSSARNTLTDALDAGLPVFISEYGFVSADGDGSVDTKEAAKWQDIIDEYQLSTCIWNLSNKAEGSALISSDCNKTADWEEEELSEQGQYFVNMLQSIDTSKQDDEEISDETSEDINEKEQKLKQEKSNMEKKR, encoded by the coding sequence ATGGTTTCAAAAAAGCAGAAATTCAGAACAGTATTGTTAATAATAATTCTTGCGATAGCAATTATCGCTGGAGTATTTGGAGTAAGCTATGCCAAGGGCAGTGTGGTATTTCCTTGGGAAGTAACTGAAAAGCAGGAAGAGGAGCCGCAGGTTGCTGAGGAGCAGGAAGCTGAAAAGGTTAAGGAGGCTACTGCTAAAGAGGAAGCACTTGAAAAAGAGGTAGAAAAGGTAGAAGAGCCAGAAGAGCCAGAAGAAGAGACTACTGAGGAAGTGGAAGAAGAACCACAGACTACAGCAGCTACTACAGGTGTTTCACTTGATTATTATGGAGCCCTTCATGTAGAGGACGGCAAGCTTGTAGATGAATCAGGCGATGTAGCAGTGCTTACAGGTGTTAGCTCACATGGTCTTAGCTGGTATCCTGAATATGTCACACCAGAGACTATCGAATCTCTTAGAAATAACTGGGGAATCAATGTTATCCGCCTTGCTATGTACACAAGCGATTACAATGGCTATTGCGTGGCAGGAGAGGATGTTCAAAATACATTAAAGGACAACATCGATGCTGCAGTTGAAGCTGCAACAGAAAACGATATGTATGTCATCATCGATTGGCATATCTTAAATGATAGCAATCCAAATGAATACAAAGCACAGGCTATTCAGTTCTTTGGAGAGATGGTTCGTAAATACGAAGACAACGAAAATGTTATCTACGAGATTTGCAATGAGCCAAACGGTGACACTACATGGGAAGATATCTGTGCTTATGCGGATGAAGTAATTCCTGTAATCAGAAATGTGGATAGTGATGCAGTGATTTTAGTCGGTACTCCAAACTGGTCTAGTGATCTTGATTCAGTTGTGGAAGCTCCACTTGATTATGACAACATCATGTACACATATCATTTCTATGCAGGCACACACAAATCCAGCGCTAGAAACACACTTACAGACGCTTTAGATGCAGGCCTTCCAGTATTCATTTCTGAGTATGGCTTTGTTTCAGCTGATGGCGATGGTTCTGTTGATACAAAGGAAGCTGCTAAATGGCAGGATATTATTGATGAGTATCAGCTTTCAACTTGCATTTGGAATCTTTCAAATAAGGCAGAGGGTTCTGCTTTGATTAGTTCAGATTGCAACAAGACAGCTGACTGGGAGGAAGAGGAGCTTTCTGAACAAGGCCAGTATTTCGTCAATATGCTTCAATCAATAGATACAAGCAAGCAGGATGATGAAGAAATCTCTGATGAAACATCAGAAGACATAAATGAAAAAGAGCAAAAGCTCAAGCAAGAAAAAAGTAATATGGAGAAAAAGAGATAA
- a CDS encoding HEPN domain-containing protein gives MNVEDRNNLAKVRYERAEELLRTANILLKEEDYKSANNRAFYSAEQAIKAVLSTIEKNSETHNGILAVFNMEFIHKPSQYFSLEDMKLFRGMGRIREASDYDDFYIANKAECEEQVQHARIILDKVSIYLKANGVLV, from the coding sequence ATGAACGTTGAAGATAGAAATAATTTAGCAAAAGTACGATATGAACGCGCTGAGGAATTGCTTAGAACAGCGAATATACTTCTAAAAGAGGAAGATTATAAATCTGCAAATAATAGAGCCTTTTATAGTGCGGAGCAAGCGATTAAGGCTGTACTGTCTACAATAGAAAAGAATAGCGAGACTCACAATGGTATACTGGCAGTTTTTAACATGGAGTTCATACATAAGCCTTCTCAGTATTTTTCATTAGAGGATATGAAGTTGTTCAGAGGTATGGGAAGAATCCGTGAAGCTTCTGATTATGATGATTTTTACATTGCGAATAAAGCTGAATGTGAGGAGCAGGTACAGCATGCTAGAATCATTTTAGATAAGGTATCTATTTATTTGAAAGCAAATGGTGTGTTAGTCTAA
- a CDS encoding metal ABC transporter permease: MLDKLILYMGFPFVRYALIVGVLIALCSSLLGVTLVLKRYSFIGDGLSHVAFGALAIATVLQLTNKMIIVLPLTILFAILLLRKGQNAKIKGDAAIAMLSVGALAFGYLIMNLFPTSSNISGDVCSTLFGSTSILTLTKADVWACGILAVIVILIFILFYNRIFAVTFDENFANAVGTKVNLYNLLIATVIAVIIVLAMNLVGSLLISALVIFPALSAMSILKSFKSVTIFSAVSSMICAFAGILISILAGTPVGSTIVAVDCILFGACYLIGRIKG; encoded by the coding sequence ATGTTAGATAAACTTATTTTGTATATGGGATTCCCATTCGTAAGATATGCGTTAATCGTAGGCGTGCTTATCGCACTATGTTCATCTCTTCTTGGAGTTACACTTGTTCTTAAAAGATATTCATTTATTGGAGATGGATTATCACACGTAGCATTTGGCGCACTTGCCATAGCAACCGTTCTTCAGCTTACAAACAAGATGATTATCGTGCTTCCGCTGACAATTCTGTTTGCTATTCTTTTGCTAAGAAAGGGCCAAAACGCAAAAATCAAAGGCGATGCAGCAATAGCTATGCTTTCAGTAGGAGCACTTGCATTTGGTTACTTGATTATGAATCTGTTCCCTACATCTTCTAATATATCCGGAGATGTTTGTTCTACACTTTTTGGCTCAACATCTATCCTTACACTTACAAAGGCTGATGTATGGGCTTGTGGAATCCTTGCTGTTATAGTGATTTTGATTTTCATATTGTTTTACAACAGGATTTTTGCAGTTACATTTGATGAGAACTTTGCCAATGCGGTAGGCACAAAGGTAAATCTTTACAATCTGCTTATTGCCACAGTAATTGCTGTAATAATCGTTCTTGCAATGAATTTGGTAGGCTCATTACTTATATCTGCTTTGGTAATATTTCCTGCATTGTCGGCTATGAGCATTTTGAAGAGTTTTAAAAGTGTAACAATCTTTTCGGCAGTATCATCAATGATTTGTGCCTTTGCAGGGATTCTTATTTCTATACTTGCAGGCACACCAGTAGGCTCCACAATTGTGGCGGTAGATTGCATTCTATTTGGAGCATGTTATTTGATTGGAAGAATTAAAGGATAA
- a CDS encoding EAL domain-containing protein: MLDYAHLAEKKAHNSVSGGGYEIYNTDQWEKGKMVADICGHFSTAVKNNEIQVWYQPQVNYKTGKIVGAEALCRWKHEKLGWISPGIFIPMLEQAGLIYDLDCLIWDKVCQDLHRWNEKGIQHSISINLSRYDIEKNNNIADYFNNLVRKYDIAPSQLRIEITESAYVEDTELLLKTTTDLQKYGFIVEMDDFGSGYSSLNMLKEVPVDGIKLDYIFLKDEKNKEKSKIIINYIIKMLLQLKFNFIAEGVETKEQAQFLLNIDCERMQGYYFYKPMPVTDFELLDFDDINNKTANRA, from the coding sequence ATGTTGGATTATGCCCATTTAGCAGAAAAGAAAGCTCACAATTCTGTCTCAGGTGGGGGATATGAAATATACAATACTGACCAATGGGAAAAAGGTAAAATGGTTGCCGACATCTGTGGTCATTTTTCAACAGCCGTAAAGAATAATGAAATACAAGTATGGTACCAACCACAAGTTAATTATAAGACAGGCAAAATAGTTGGTGCCGAGGCATTGTGCCGTTGGAAGCATGAAAAGTTAGGCTGGATAAGTCCTGGCATATTTATACCTATGCTGGAACAGGCAGGGCTTATTTATGATTTAGATTGCTTAATATGGGATAAAGTATGTCAAGACCTCCATAGATGGAATGAAAAGGGTATCCAACATTCCATTTCGATAAACTTATCACGTTATGACATTGAAAAAAATAACAACATTGCGGACTATTTCAACAATCTGGTACGAAAGTATGATATCGCACCGTCGCAGCTAAGGATTGAAATTACTGAAAGCGCATATGTTGAAGATACTGAGCTTCTACTAAAAACAACTACTGACCTTCAAAAATATGGTTTTATTGTTGAAATGGATGATTTTGGTAGTGGCTATTCTTCATTAAATATGCTTAAAGAGGTTCCTGTTGACGGAATAAAGCTAGATTACATCTTTTTAAAGGACGAGAAGAACAAAGAAAAAAGCAAAATCATTATTAACTATATAATCAAAATGCTTTTGCAGCTTAAATTCAACTTTATTGCTGAAGGTGTCGAAACCAAAGAACAGGCTCAATTTCTTTTAAATATAGATTGCGAACGAATGCAAGGATATTATTTTTATAAACCTATGCCTGTAACTGATTTTGAATTATTAGATTTCGATGACATAAATAATAAAACCGCCAATAGAGCGTAG
- a CDS encoding helix-turn-helix domain-containing protein, with product MRKKIAFTSILIGILFFLNSSQYLSWFYILDQCNDGNYVDFIGQFLGKIFQALGILLFCGYAYFVKEKPSKIIEFSILIAVNFLLTVVTIIPQFRDGIELTGLLMNIAIGLLYAWYVAIIVDIVDKNNYGLTFGAGIALSCVFSYILYFFDKDYSFITSIQCLYLYALISIGATVLYVLTLHSYINTTRLVEQSSTYKVTSPFGKNYILIIFSALLFASIVNGLGFFQPSSDISSFHISVEAMRLFYTLSLVIAGILNDKRRGLGFILCLVALSFAFALPIMHDNTTGVYVTWVLAYVFIGFISVCRTVIFLDIAKENDKYYLASIGLFIGRVGEPIGMQFRFLLANNNALLLVVISILFAVTIVLFAIPFTQFYGVNTRSNEEIDYHGVFIDKYQLSSREVQILDELLSGNANKEIAANLYITESTVKFHVKNLMKKTNCKNRNELIKLYNTENRLNK from the coding sequence ATGAGAAAAAAGATTGCATTTACAAGTATTTTAATAGGAATATTGTTCTTTTTAAACAGCTCACAGTACCTATCCTGGTTCTATATTTTGGACCAATGCAACGATGGAAATTATGTTGATTTTATTGGACAATTTTTAGGAAAGATTTTCCAGGCACTGGGTATTCTATTATTCTGCGGATACGCGTATTTCGTCAAGGAAAAGCCATCTAAAATAATCGAATTCTCCATCCTTATTGCTGTCAATTTCCTGCTCACTGTTGTAACAATCATTCCCCAGTTCAGGGATGGTATTGAGTTAACAGGATTGCTGATGAATATAGCGATAGGTCTGCTATACGCATGGTATGTGGCAATAATAGTAGATATTGTTGATAAAAATAACTATGGTCTCACCTTTGGTGCTGGTATAGCCCTAAGCTGTGTCTTTTCCTATATTCTTTACTTTTTCGACAAAGATTATAGCTTTATTACCAGTATACAATGCCTGTATTTATATGCATTGATAAGTATTGGCGCTACTGTCCTATATGTGCTGACCTTGCATTCTTACATAAACACAACCAGACTTGTGGAGCAATCTTCTACTTATAAAGTTACCAGCCCATTTGGCAAAAATTACATTTTAATTATATTTTCTGCCCTACTGTTCGCAAGTATTGTTAACGGACTGGGATTTTTCCAACCTAGCAGCGATATCTCTTCCTTCCATATAAGTGTGGAGGCTATGAGGTTGTTTTACACACTAAGCTTGGTTATTGCAGGTATCCTTAATGATAAAAGACGTGGGCTGGGATTCATCCTTTGCCTTGTGGCATTATCTTTTGCATTCGCATTACCAATTATGCATGACAATACTACAGGTGTTTATGTGACTTGGGTGCTTGCTTATGTGTTTATTGGTTTCATCTCTGTATGTCGAACCGTAATCTTTTTAGATATTGCAAAGGAAAATGACAAGTACTATTTAGCTTCAATTGGTCTTTTTATAGGTCGCGTTGGCGAACCAATAGGCATGCAATTCAGGTTTTTGCTGGCAAACAACAATGCACTTTTGCTTGTTGTTATTTCCATTTTGTTTGCCGTAACAATCGTACTGTTTGCAATACCCTTCACACAGTTTTATGGAGTGAATACTCGTTCAAATGAAGAGATTGATTATCATGGAGTTTTTATTGACAAATATCAGCTATCCTCAAGGGAAGTACAGATTCTTGATGAATTACTATCTGGTAATGCTAACAAAGAAATTGCAGCAAATCTGTATATTACAGAATCAACAGTAAAGTTTCATGTAAAGAATCTAATGAAGAAGACCAACTGCAAAAACAGAAATGAACTTATAAAACTCTATAACACAGAAAATCGACTTAACAAGTAA
- a CDS encoding 6-phosphofructokinase — MGNIIVAQSGGPTVAINASLAGVIEGALSSKYDKIYGSINGIIGIKDDNIIDLTETIKSDSNFLKKLKVTPAMYLGSCRFKLPSVTSNDPIYNTLFQQFKKYDIEAFFYIGGNDSMDTVDKLSAYAKSIESPIRFIGVPKTVDNDLCVTDHTPGFGSAAKYIATTTMEVIYDAKIYNSPSVTIIEVMGRDAGWLTAATSLARNNCCCGPDLIYLPEVPFNTEVFVNDLSRLLKEKTNIVVAVSEGIRDANGEYISASTGQLDNFGHAQLSGAGKTLEYIVKDRLGVKVRSIEVNVLQRAAAHMSSLTDLKESVELGKHGVQYAEEGVTGAMVVLNRTSNAPYTVDYSYATIHDIANEAKEVPQEWINESHNWVTDEMLEYLKPLVIGEPELEYENGLPVYVTR; from the coding sequence ATGGGAAACATCATCGTCGCACAGTCGGGCGGACCAACTGTGGCAATCAATGCCAGTCTTGCTGGCGTCATCGAGGGAGCCTTGTCTTCTAAATACGACAAGATTTACGGTTCCATCAACGGAATTATCGGCATTAAGGATGACAACATCATCGACTTAACCGAAACAATAAAATCTGATTCCAATTTTCTAAAAAAACTTAAAGTTACTCCAGCCATGTACCTTGGCTCATGTCGTTTCAAGCTTCCAAGCGTCACTTCAAACGACCCTATCTATAATACCCTATTTCAGCAATTTAAAAAATATGATATCGAAGCATTTTTCTACATCGGTGGAAACGACTCCATGGATACTGTAGACAAGCTTTCAGCATATGCAAAATCAATAGAATCTCCTATTAGATTTATCGGTGTGCCAAAGACTGTAGACAACGATTTGTGTGTAACAGATCATACTCCTGGTTTTGGCTCAGCTGCAAAATACATTGCTACCACCACTATGGAGGTTATTTACGACGCTAAAATCTACAACTCTCCTAGTGTTACTATTATAGAAGTAATGGGACGAGATGCTGGATGGCTTACAGCCGCCACATCTCTTGCAAGAAATAACTGCTGCTGCGGACCAGATTTAATCTATCTTCCAGAGGTTCCATTTAACACAGAGGTATTTGTAAACGATTTATCTCGTCTTTTAAAGGAAAAGACAAATATAGTTGTAGCTGTATCCGAGGGAATTCGTGATGCTAATGGTGAATATATCTCTGCATCTACAGGCCAATTAGACAACTTTGGTCACGCACAGCTTTCAGGTGCTGGCAAGACTCTTGAATATATTGTAAAGGATAGACTTGGCGTAAAGGTTCGTTCAATAGAAGTAAACGTTTTACAAAGAGCTGCTGCTCATATGAGCTCACTTACTGATTTAAAAGAATCTGTAGAGCTTGGTAAGCACGGAGTGCAGTATGCGGAAGAAGGTGTAACAGGTGCAATGGTAGTTCTTAACCGCACAAGTAACGCACCATACACTGTAGACTACAGCTATGCGACTATCCACGATATTGCAAACGAAGCAAAGGAAGTTCCTCAGGAATGGATTAATGAAAGCCACAACTGGGTTACAGATGAAATGTTAGAATACCTCAAGCCTCTAGTAATTGGGGAGCCTGAGCTTGAATACGAAAACGGCCTACCTGTTTACGTAACAAGATAA
- a CDS encoding DUF2798 domain-containing protein, with translation MPKNKFQDVVLTIIMATVMVYGMVVYNVALNTGGVTGQTFLLALHELPIMVPIAFILEFFIVGKLARALAFSVMKPTDRPQFITYAISICICCIMCPTMSLVATILFKDTHTFGTWIQTWAMNFPMALLYQLFYCGPFVRLIFRTIFREKKVETSYESEAVEAA, from the coding sequence ATGCCTAAAAACAAATTTCAAGACGTAGTATTAACTATAATTATGGCCACTGTTATGGTTTACGGAATGGTGGTTTACAACGTTGCATTAAACACAGGTGGAGTAACAGGTCAGACATTCCTTTTAGCACTCCATGAGCTTCCTATAATGGTGCCTATCGCATTCATTCTTGAGTTTTTCATCGTTGGTAAGCTTGCACGTGCCCTTGCATTTTCTGTAATGAAACCTACTGACAGACCTCAGTTCATTACATACGCTATCTCAATTTGCATTTGCTGCATCATGTGCCCAACAATGAGCCTTGTAGCTACTATTCTTTTCAAGGACACTCACACATTTGGAACATGGATTCAGACATGGGCTATGAACTTCCCAATGGCACTTCTTTATCAGTTGTTCTATTGTGGACCATTTGTAAGACTTATCTTTAGAACTATTTTCCGTGAGAAGAAAGTAGAAACTTCTTATGAAAGCGAAGCTGTTGAGGCTGCGTAA
- a CDS encoding diguanylate cyclase domain-containing protein — MKTFPKINIIVLLLISLMIASMFNGAVLATDLSDKETIIVGVPSDRCPLFYTDDSSKNIVGIGIDLMSLAAENAGYNVNFKIIEESSLKDALDNPNYDLVMPFGSSIKSTSGQPSIISDNLMTTPFTLVTLSSGYIQSLEQIKVGMLQSMAGVADTVHTLYPSMNLVLYETMPDCVNALRKGDVDALLYNSYVWSYVLQKPSYSDLEVQPTTMFSMDFRVGAVDTPKSQELINQINLGISKINDNQRQAIILDYTSRRLYKNDFFDYLYIYGNLIIIFGLLLVFIILHFVSKQYAIRKEQDEQIRQLIEYDALTGTLSLDGFRKKVKTLLRENPTLTYLISYNNIKNFKFINDKMGMNSGDELLVFWADKTMNYLSEKEAVARIGADHFAVLALVPDDNNLFNQEKTVFEPVKKLLYKSGYRLYSPVMQWCIRSNK, encoded by the coding sequence ATGAAGACATTTCCAAAAATTAATATAATAGTGCTTTTACTTATTTCATTAATGATTGCTTCCATGTTTAATGGGGCAGTTTTGGCTACAGATTTGTCCGATAAGGAAACCATAATAGTTGGTGTACCTTCAGATAGATGCCCTCTTTTTTATACTGATGATTCGTCTAAAAATATTGTAGGTATTGGAATTGATTTAATGAGTCTTGCGGCAGAAAATGCTGGTTATAATGTAAATTTTAAGATCATAGAAGAATCATCACTTAAAGACGCACTAGACAACCCTAATTATGATTTGGTAATGCCTTTTGGCAGTTCTATAAAAAGTACCTCAGGACAACCTTCAATCATATCAGATAATCTTATGACAACACCTTTCACGCTTGTCACTTTGAGTAGCGGTTACATTCAATCTTTAGAACAAATAAAGGTTGGAATGCTACAATCAATGGCAGGTGTTGCTGATACTGTTCACACTTTGTATCCAAGTATGAATCTTGTTTTGTATGAAACTATGCCTGATTGTGTGAATGCTCTTCGAAAAGGTGATGTTGACGCATTACTTTACAACTCTTATGTATGGAGTTATGTGCTTCAAAAACCATCATATTCAGATTTAGAAGTTCAACCAACAACAATGTTCTCAATGGATTTTAGAGTTGGTGCTGTTGATACCCCAAAAAGTCAGGAGCTAATAAACCAGATTAATTTGGGCATTTCTAAGATTAATGATAATCAACGTCAGGCGATTATATTGGATTATACATCTCGGCGTCTGTATAAAAATGATTTCTTTGATTACTTATATATCTATGGCAATCTAATCATTATATTTGGATTATTATTGGTTTTTATTATTCTTCATTTCGTTTCAAAACAATATGCAATAAGAAAAGAGCAAGATGAGCAAATCCGCCAATTAATTGAGTATGATGCTCTTACTGGAACCTTAAGTCTTGATGGTTTCCGTAAAAAAGTTAAAACGCTATTAAGGGAGAACCCAACTTTAACGTATTTAATATCTTATAACAATATTAAAAACTTTAAATTTATAAACGATAAAATGGGTATGAATTCAGGTGATGAACTTTTAGTTTTCTGGGCTGATAAAACAATGAATTACCTGTCTGAAAAAGAAGCTGTTGCAAGAATAGGGGCTGATCATTTTGCAGTTTTAGCTCTAGTTCCAGATGACAATAATCTTTTCAATCAAGAAAAGACTGTATTTGAACCTGTAAAAAAACTATTATATAAATCAGGGTATCGACTATACAGTCCAGTTATGCAGTGGTGTATACGTTCTAACAAGTGA
- a CDS encoding aminopeptidase P family protein, translating to MTTNEKIAKLRELMNERGIDLYLIPTDDFHSSEYVGEHFKARSFMTGFTGSAGTAVITKTEAHLWTDGRYFVQAAKQIAGSEVILEKMGEPKVPEVEEFIEKNFPEGGCLGFDGRCVSAKNAAKYFDIAQDKGGELATTEDLVDIIWEDRPELPKATTWVLEDEFSGESMQAKIYRIREKMKKKKADAHLVTSLYDIAYILNLRGNDIANVPVFLSFLLITDDSVILFTDTTNWPEEAMRYLNDNSVKLYPYDMVYHYMQSADMANRRILLDQEIVNYNIVKALKGSAKIIDGKNPSELMRAVKNETEIKNTRLAHIKDGVACTKTIKYIKENITKEPMTEITASDYFEARRREQEHFVDLSFNTISAYGPNAAMMHYSAKPGSEATLKPEGFLLVDSGAHYLEGTTDITRTIALGELTQQMKEYYTVVLRCHLRLMAANFPKGVTGANLDVLSRGPVWDMGLDYRCGTGHGVGHILNVHEGPNNFRWRVPQGKNAAELQPGMITTDEPGLYIEDGFGIRIENELLCVAGETTEYGDFRHFESLTVCPIDLDPVIPEMMTEAEKKTLNEYHAFVRETLKPYLTDEEYAWLEKETHEV from the coding sequence ATGACAACAAATGAGAAAATCGCAAAACTTAGAGAATTAATGAATGAGAGAGGAATCGATCTTTACCTGATTCCAACAGATGACTTCCATTCATCAGAATATGTAGGAGAGCACTTTAAGGCTCGTAGCTTTATGACAGGCTTTACAGGCTCAGCAGGAACAGCTGTTATCACAAAGACAGAGGCACATCTTTGGACAGATGGACGTTACTTTGTACAGGCTGCAAAACAGATTGCAGGCTCAGAGGTTATCCTTGAAAAAATGGGTGAGCCAAAGGTTCCAGAGGTAGAAGAATTTATCGAGAAGAACTTCCCTGAGGGAGGATGTCTCGGATTTGATGGCAGATGCGTATCAGCAAAGAATGCTGCTAAGTATTTTGATATTGCTCAGGACAAGGGTGGTGAACTTGCTACAACAGAGGATTTAGTTGATATTATCTGGGAAGACAGACCAGAGCTTCCAAAGGCTACAACATGGGTACTTGAGGATGAGTTCTCAGGTGAGAGCATGCAGGCAAAGATTTACCGCATCCGCGAAAAGATGAAAAAGAAAAAGGCAGATGCACACTTAGTAACAAGCCTTTATGATATTGCATATATCCTTAATCTTAGAGGAAATGATATTGCAAACGTACCAGTTTTCCTTTCATTCCTTCTTATTACAGATGATAGCGTAATCTTATTTACAGACACAACAAATTGGCCAGAGGAGGCTATGAGATACCTCAACGACAACAGCGTAAAGCTTTATCCATATGATATGGTTTATCACTATATGCAGAGCGCTGATATGGCTAACAGACGTATCCTTCTTGATCAGGAAATCGTTAACTACAACATCGTTAAGGCATTAAAGGGCTCAGCAAAGATTATCGATGGCAAGAACCCTTCAGAGCTTATGCGTGCAGTTAAGAACGAGACAGAAATCAAGAACACAAGATTAGCTCACATCAAAGATGGTGTAGCTTGCACAAAGACTATCAAATACATCAAAGAAAACATTACAAAGGAGCCAATGACAGAAATCACAGCTTCAGACTACTTCGAGGCTAGACGTCGTGAACAGGAGCACTTTGTAGATTTATCATTTAATACAATTTCAGCATATGGTCCAAACGCTGCAATGATGCACTACAGCGCTAAGCCAGGCTCAGAAGCAACACTTAAGCCAGAAGGATTCCTTCTTGTTGATTCAGGAGCCCACTACCTTGAAGGTACTACAGATATCACTAGAACAATCGCTCTTGGTGAGCTTACACAGCAGATGAAGGAGTACTACACAGTAGTTCTTCGTTGTCACTTAAGACTTATGGCTGCAAACTTCCCTAAGGGAGTTACAGGAGCAAACCTTGATGTACTTTCACGTGGTCCAGTTTGGGATATGGGGCTTGATTACCGTTGTGGTACAGGTCACGGTGTTGGTCACATCCTCAATGTTCACGAGGGACCAAACAACTTCCGTTGGAGAGTTCCACAGGGCAAGAACGCTGCAGAGCTTCAGCCAGGAATGATCACAACTGACGAACCAGGCCTTTACATTGAAGACGGCTTCGGTATCAGAATTGAAAATGAGCTTCTTTGCGTAGCTGGTGAGACAACAGAGTACGGTGATTTCCGTCACTTTGAGTCGCTTACAGTTTGCCCAATCGATCTTGATCCAGTTATCCCAGAGATGATGACAGAGGCAGAAAAGAAGACTCTTAACGAATATCACGCATTCGTTCGTGAAACACTTAAGCCATACCTAACCGACGAGGAATATGCATGGCTGGAGAAAGAAACTCATGAAGTATAA
- a CDS encoding nucleotidyltransferase domain-containing protein: protein MAYTESLKETNLKYFKNSQKRIALNWIKDDYERRIAPAIKRSGKPTSTFIKEAIEEKLVKDGLIEEYSKYSLEYTLERVKKMIVKKIPKVLQDDCKEIILYGSCARGDFTNDSDVDVAILTDSDRESVKQYDSAIDDIAVEIESDTMAIVNFVCLPKSEFDEKVSWYPYFMNIKKDGVVLYER, encoded by the coding sequence ATGGCTTATACAGAGAGTCTTAAAGAGACTAACCTCAAATACTTTAAAAACAGTCAAAAACGAATAGCGCTTAATTGGATTAAAGATGACTACGAAAGACGTATCGCTCCTGCTATAAAGCGCTCTGGAAAACCAACATCAACTTTTATAAAGGAAGCTATTGAAGAGAAGTTGGTTAAAGATGGACTAATAGAAGAGTACAGTAAATACAGTCTTGAATATACTCTTGAGAGAGTAAAAAAGATGATTGTAAAGAAAATCCCTAAAGTTTTACAGGATGATTGTAAAGAAATAATACTATATGGATCTTGTGCAAGAGGTGACTTTACAAATGATTCTGATGTTGATGTGGCGATTCTTACAGATAGTGATAGAGAGTCTGTGAAGCAATATGATTCAGCCATTGATGATATAGCAGTGGAAATTGAGTCAGATACAATGGCCATTGTTAATTTTGTATGTCTTCCAAAAAGTGAATTTGATGAAAAAGTTAGCTGGTATCCATATTTTATGAATATAAAAAAGGACGGAGTAGTGTTATATGAACGTTGA
- a CDS encoding helix-turn-helix transcriptional regulator yields MKERYSDGIISSQAIAARRSIAKQLKDARKSLHLTQEVLADMAGTKKSNISRMESGKYNPSLDFLVKVANSMGKEINIHLD; encoded by the coding sequence ATGAAGGAAAGATATTCAGATGGAATCATTTCATCTCAAGCCATAGCAGCCCGGCGTTCCATTGCAAAACAGCTTAAGGACGCACGCAAATCCCTGCATCTCACGCAGGAGGTTCTAGCTGATATGGCCGGCACGAAAAAATCAAATATCTCCCGCATGGAAAGCGGCAAATACAATCCCTCATTGGATTTTCTAGTGAAGGTTGCAAATTCTATGGGTAAAGAAATAAACATACACTTGGATTGA